In the genome of Sphingomonas naphthae, one region contains:
- a CDS encoding efflux transporter outer membrane subunit produces the protein MQRPLLATLSALALSACAAGPNYVAPIAPVKATGGFIGAAEPAIATTAAVEDRWWKLYNDPVLDGLVADALAANTDLRIAVARLEKAQASLREVRNDRLPQTSIDAGATYGRAPAIQRLPGMDKENWQVDGGLSVSYEVDLSGRVRRSIEAARGDVGAAGAEADAVRVAIVAATTGAYVDAAAAAERLAVAERVVALLDQSARLTDKRFEAGRAQKLDVVRITTLRDQRAALVPAIVADRQAALFRLATLTGRTPQELPATASARTAPPRLDQPIPIGDGAALLARRPDIRAAERRLAAATARIGVATAELYPQISLGGSVGSTGRGLGDLFGAGPLRWLLGPLISWNFPNQSAARARIAGAEADSRGALAEFDGKVLTALEETETAISAYARELDRRTSLQAARDGAATAVRITRARQREGQIDTLTVLDAERTFADTETDLALSDARIAQAQVGLFRALGGGWQTKVVGDLAMATYPALSQ, from the coding sequence ATGCAACGCCCCCTTCTCGCCACCCTCTCGGCGCTCGCTCTGTCCGCCTGCGCCGCCGGCCCCAACTATGTAGCGCCGATCGCGCCGGTGAAGGCGACCGGCGGCTTCATCGGCGCCGCCGAGCCCGCCATCGCCACCACGGCGGCGGTCGAGGATCGCTGGTGGAAGCTCTACAACGATCCGGTGCTCGACGGCCTCGTCGCCGACGCGCTGGCCGCCAACACCGATCTGAGGATCGCCGTCGCCCGGCTGGAAAAAGCGCAGGCGAGCCTTCGCGAAGTCCGCAACGATCGCCTGCCGCAGACCAGCATCGACGCGGGCGCAACCTACGGCCGCGCCCCCGCGATCCAGCGCCTGCCCGGCATGGACAAGGAAAACTGGCAGGTCGATGGCGGGCTGTCGGTCTCCTACGAGGTCGATCTGTCCGGCCGGGTCCGCCGCAGCATCGAAGCGGCACGCGGCGATGTCGGCGCGGCGGGTGCGGAGGCCGATGCCGTGCGCGTCGCGATCGTCGCCGCCACCACCGGCGCCTATGTCGACGCCGCCGCCGCAGCCGAGCGGCTGGCCGTCGCCGAGCGGGTCGTCGCCTTGCTCGACCAGTCCGCCCGCCTGACCGACAAACGCTTCGAGGCGGGCCGCGCGCAGAAGCTCGACGTCGTCCGCATCACCACCCTGCGCGACCAGCGCGCCGCGCTGGTGCCGGCGATCGTCGCCGATCGGCAGGCGGCGCTGTTCCGCCTCGCCACGCTCACCGGCCGCACCCCGCAGGAATTGCCCGCGACCGCCTCGGCCCGGACCGCCCCGCCGCGTCTCGACCAGCCGATCCCGATCGGCGACGGCGCGGCGCTGCTGGCCCGCCGCCCCGACATCCGCGCCGCCGAACGCCGGCTGGCGGCCGCCACAGCCCGCATCGGCGTGGCCACCGCCGAGCTGTATCCGCAGATCTCGCTCGGCGGATCGGTCGGCTCGACCGGGCGAGGTCTGGGCGATCTGTTTGGCGCGGGGCCGCTGCGCTGGCTGCTCGGGCCGCTCATCAGCTGGAACTTCCCCAACCAGTCCGCCGCCCGCGCGCGGATCGCGGGGGCCGAGGCAGACAGCCGGGGCGCGCTCGCCGAATTCGACGGCAAGGTGCTGACCGCGCTGGAAGAGACAGAGACCGCCATCTCGGCCTACGCCCGCGAACTCGATCGCCGCACGTCGCTCCAGGCCGCCCGCGACGGCGCCGCCACCGCCGTCCGCATCACCCGCGCCCGCCAGCGCGAGGGCCAGATCGACACGCTCACCGTCCTCGACGCCGAACGCACCTTCGCCGACACCGAGACCGATCTGGCGCTGAGCGACGCCCGCATCGCGCAAGCCCAGGTCGGCCTGTTCCGGGCGCTGGGCGGCGGCTGGCAGACCAAGGTGGTCGGCGATCTGGCGATGGCGACCTACCCGGCCCTGTCGCAATAA
- a CDS encoding ATP-binding protein produces the protein MTVMIDMGAGPGGAAVTMDLEELLATRLLVQGNSGSGKSHLLRRLLERSAGHVQQVIVDPEGDFVTMAGPYGHSVIDAVDYSEREIIRFATRIREHRASVVLNLDGLDAEGQMRCAAAFLLALFEAPREHWFPALVIVDEAQLFAPAAGAEVSEEVRRASLSAMTNLMCRGRKRGLAGVIATQRLAKLAKNVAAEASNFLMGRTFLDIDMARAADLLGMERRQAEQIRDLERGTFLALGPAVSRRPISIRIGAVETSARSGSPVLVPLPSAPMEGLQGLLFAPVEAAAPPPPPPPRPMPAEEVLERLAPQPAAEPAPDVPAMSAEEVEAIVARSLAAIVEDPDAATRPPAMLFQDYQVRCRMMGLARPPLDPPAFARRLSAARAGLGELDEEWQQAMALARELPEEMLGAFLLVARAAREGEPCPSEDAVARIYGTSSLGRARRMMAYIEERNLFVTRTDLSGKRSITIPQFGWTTQPVGA, from the coding sequence ATGACCGTGATGATCGACATGGGCGCCGGGCCGGGTGGTGCCGCCGTGACCATGGACCTGGAGGAATTGCTGGCGACCCGTCTGCTCGTCCAGGGCAATTCGGGTTCGGGCAAGTCGCACCTGCTGCGCCGCCTGCTCGAGCGGAGCGCCGGCCATGTCCAGCAGGTGATCGTCGATCCCGAGGGCGATTTCGTCACTATGGCCGGGCCGTACGGCCATTCGGTGATCGACGCGGTGGATTATTCGGAGCGCGAGATCATCCGCTTCGCCACCCGCATCCGCGAGCATCGCGCGTCGGTGGTGCTCAACCTCGACGGGCTGGACGCCGAGGGGCAGATGCGCTGCGCCGCCGCCTTCCTGCTCGCCCTGTTCGAGGCGCCGCGCGAACATTGGTTTCCGGCGCTGGTGATCGTCGACGAGGCCCAACTCTTCGCCCCCGCCGCCGGCGCGGAAGTATCCGAGGAAGTCCGCCGCGCCTCGCTCTCGGCGATGACCAATTTGATGTGTCGCGGCCGCAAGCGCGGGCTGGCCGGGGTGATCGCCACCCAGCGGCTCGCCAAGCTCGCCAAGAATGTCGCGGCCGAAGCCTCCAACTTCCTGATGGGGCGCACCTTCCTCGATATCGACATGGCGCGCGCCGCCGACCTGCTCGGCATGGAGCGGCGGCAGGCCGAGCAGATCCGCGATCTGGAGCGCGGCACCTTCCTCGCCCTCGGCCCCGCCGTGTCGCGCCGGCCGATCTCGATCCGCATCGGCGCGGTCGAGACGTCGGCGCGCAGCGGCAGCCCCGTGCTGGTGCCGCTGCCGAGCGCGCCGATGGAGGGGTTGCAGGGGCTGCTGTTCGCCCCCGTCGAGGCGGCCGCCCCGCCCCCTCCCCCGCCGCCCCGGCCGATGCCGGCGGAGGAAGTGCTGGAGCGCCTCGCGCCCCAGCCCGCCGCCGAACCGGCGCCGGACGTGCCGGCGATGAGCGCGGAGGAAGTGGAGGCGATCGTCGCCAGGTCGCTCGCCGCGATCGTCGAGGATCCCGACGCGGCGACCCGGCCGCCGGCGATGCTGTTTCAGGATTATCAGGTGCGCTGCCGGATGATGGGCCTCGCCCGCCCCCCGCTCGACCCGCCCGCCTTCGCGCGGCGGCTGTCGGCGGCGCGCGCGGGCCTCGGCGAGCTGGACGAGGAATGGCAGCAGGCGATGGCGCTCGCCCGCGAACTGCCGGAAGAGATGCTCGGCGCCTTCCTGCTGGTCGCCCGCGCCGCGCGCGAGGGCGAGCCCTGCCCCAGCGAGGATGCGGTCGCCCGCATCTACGGCACCTCCTCGCTCGGCCGCGCGCGGCGGATGATGGCCTATATCGAGGAACGCAACCTCTTCGTCACCCGCACCGATCTGTCGGGCAAACGATCGATCACCATCCCGCAGTTCGGCTGGACGACGCAGCCGGTGGGCGCCTGA
- a CDS encoding glycine zipper domain-containing protein: MQNGIARPLLVVALATSVVMVGGCSRGSTRGGLIGGAGGAVIGSATGLGTTEGAVIGGTAGAIIGDNDGKKKRRHRRD, from the coding sequence ATGCAAAACGGCATCGCAAGGCCGCTGTTGGTCGTCGCCCTCGCCACGTCGGTCGTGATGGTCGGCGGCTGCTCGCGCGGATCGACGCGCGGCGGATTGATCGGCGGCGCGGGCGGCGCGGTGATCGGCAGCGCGACCGGCCTGGGCACCACCGAAGGCGCGGTGATCGGCGGCACCGCCGGCGCGATCATCGGCGACAATGATGGCAAGAAGAAGCGACGCCACCGCAGGGATTGA
- a CDS encoding autotransporter outer membrane beta-barrel domain-containing protein: MRHLLASTGLVAVAAILAGPASAQTVIDTRRTSGVATSTVNNGAANSIRITTAGSVEPTGGTAVAIDSDHGVTNEGAILISNADGATGIGAVAGATGSITNAAGGRIVIDETYAPTDADNDGDLDGPLAAGRGWHGILTAGRFTGDIVNSGTITIEGNDSAGIRLGGPLVGRFTTDGTIGVIGDRSVGVALGDVSGAVRIAGTITAQGQGARAVAIGGNLAGALVVQGTISSTGYRATTAPADTSKLDADDLLQGGPALSIAGDVAGGIVLAIPPADKSATDNDEDKDGIEDSKEGSAAVTSYGAAPAMQIGAADRAVTIGAVAGTGTGHGLVIEGNVSGQGIYAGVSATGLQIGVGGAVQIAGGMTVTGGINAVSTDASATAVRIGAGARVPEVRNAGLIAAAGGGGAGVQTGAIDNGGSVDRIANSGTIRATTKGDGTAVAIVDRTGQLARIDNSGTIAAVGGKAGTMIAIDLSANNAGATVAQTVVASGVAAPSISGDVLFGSGNDTLDLADGGMTGTTRFGAGANRLALSGDTTYAGAAQFGAGNDTLAMTGTSVFTGTADFGGGADSLTIGGTARFAGTLANAQGLAVAMTGGTLDIGTSQAAVRSLSLGAGSTLAVSIDGATSTRLDVSGAASFAEGSRVSVRVSNITGAEGRHSFLRAGSVSGAANLAATGAALPYMFKSSIAVVSPTELAIDIARKTSGELGLNRSQAAAYGAIYDVLARDAKVAGAFLDTTDGDRFRRQVRQMLPDHAGGTFETVTMGSRATAAILADPNAPFADQGKWGYWLQQVGWGTGKKLGDTASYDITGWGASGGAEAKTDAGHFGLSLAYLFGRDADGGTDNKVDAAQYEAAAYWRLTAGGFTAAARGSYAMIDFKGKRSFSGAIGSESVERRASAKWNGRLVSASGRAAYEMGFGTFSLRPAVAADYYRLREGGYGETGGGDAYNLTVDRRTSDELAVTGTVTAGLLFGGFDQDSGWFKLEAEGGRRQLVGGSLGATTARFGGGQSFTLTPEDRTNGWVGKLRATGGGNGFRIGGEASAEQQQGRAAIALRASLAIGL, encoded by the coding sequence ATGCGTCATCTTCTCGCCTCGACCGGCCTTGTCGCGGTCGCCGCAATCCTCGCCGGCCCGGCCTCCGCGCAGACCGTGATCGACACGCGCCGCACCAGCGGGGTCGCCACCTCGACCGTCAACAATGGCGCGGCCAACAGCATCCGCATCACCACGGCCGGGTCGGTCGAGCCGACCGGCGGCACGGCCGTGGCGATCGACAGCGACCATGGCGTCACCAACGAGGGTGCGATCCTGATCTCCAACGCGGACGGCGCGACCGGCATCGGCGCGGTGGCCGGCGCGACGGGATCGATCACCAACGCCGCCGGCGGCCGCATCGTGATCGACGAGACCTATGCGCCGACCGACGCCGACAATGACGGCGATCTCGATGGGCCGCTGGCGGCGGGCCGGGGGTGGCACGGCATCCTGACCGCCGGGCGCTTCACCGGCGACATCGTCAACAGCGGCACGATCACGATCGAGGGTAACGATTCGGCCGGTATCCGGCTGGGCGGGCCGCTCGTCGGCAGGTTCACCACCGACGGCACGATCGGGGTGATCGGCGACCGTAGCGTCGGCGTGGCGCTGGGCGACGTGAGCGGCGCGGTGCGGATCGCCGGCACGATCACCGCGCAGGGCCAGGGCGCGCGGGCGGTGGCGATCGGCGGCAACCTCGCCGGGGCGCTGGTGGTGCAGGGCACGATCTCGTCGACCGGCTATCGCGCGACGACGGCGCCGGCCGATACGAGCAAGCTCGACGCGGACGATCTGTTGCAGGGTGGGCCGGCGCTGTCGATCGCGGGCGATGTGGCGGGCGGCATCGTCCTCGCCATCCCGCCAGCGGACAAGAGCGCGACCGATAACGACGAGGACAAGGACGGGATCGAGGACAGCAAGGAAGGCTCGGCCGCCGTCACCTCCTATGGCGCGGCGCCCGCCATGCAGATCGGCGCGGCCGATCGCGCGGTCACCATCGGCGCCGTCGCCGGCACGGGCACGGGCCATGGCCTCGTCATCGAGGGCAATGTCTCCGGGCAGGGCATCTATGCGGGCGTGTCGGCGACCGGCTTGCAGATCGGCGTCGGCGGGGCAGTGCAGATCGCGGGCGGCATGACGGTGACGGGCGGGATCAACGCCGTCTCCACCGATGCGTCGGCCACCGCCGTGCGGATCGGCGCGGGCGCGCGGGTGCCGGAGGTTCGCAATGCGGGGCTCATCGCGGCGGCCGGCGGCGGCGGCGCGGGTGTTCAGACGGGCGCGATCGACAATGGCGGCTCGGTCGACCGCATCGCCAACAGCGGCACGATCCGCGCGACCACGAAAGGCGACGGCACGGCGGTCGCCATCGTCGACCGCACCGGGCAGCTCGCCCGCATCGACAATAGCGGCACGATCGCGGCGGTCGGCGGCAAGGCCGGCACCATGATCGCGATCGATCTGAGCGCCAATAACGCGGGCGCGACGGTGGCGCAGACCGTCGTGGCGAGCGGGGTCGCGGCGCCCTCGATCAGCGGCGACGTGCTGTTCGGCAGCGGCAATGACACGCTGGATCTGGCGGACGGCGGCATGACCGGCACGACCCGCTTCGGCGCGGGCGCCAACCGCCTCGCGCTCTCGGGTGACACCACTTACGCCGGCGCGGCGCAATTCGGCGCGGGCAACGACACGCTCGCGATGACGGGCACGTCGGTCTTCACCGGCACGGCCGACTTCGGCGGCGGGGCGGACAGTTTGACGATCGGCGGCACAGCGCGGTTCGCGGGCACGCTCGCCAACGCCCAGGGCCTCGCCGTCGCGATGACGGGCGGGACGCTCGACATCGGCACGAGCCAGGCTGCGGTGCGATCGCTGTCGCTCGGCGCGGGCAGCACGCTCGCGGTATCGATCGACGGCGCCACCTCGACCCGTCTCGACGTGAGCGGCGCGGCGAGCTTCGCCGAAGGGTCGCGCGTGTCGGTCAGGGTTTCCAACATCACCGGCGCCGAGGGGCGGCACAGCTTCCTGCGCGCGGGATCGGTGAGCGGCGCGGCCAACCTCGCCGCGACCGGCGCGGCTTTGCCCTATATGTTCAAGAGCAGCATCGCGGTCGTCTCGCCGACCGAGCTGGCGATCGACATCGCCCGCAAGACGAGCGGCGAACTCGGCCTCAACCGATCGCAGGCGGCCGCCTATGGCGCGATCTACGACGTGCTGGCCCGGGACGCGAAGGTGGCGGGCGCCTTCCTCGACACGACCGATGGCGATCGCTTCCGCCGCCAGGTGCGGCAGATGCTGCCCGACCATGCCGGCGGCACGTTCGAGACGGTGACGATGGGCTCGCGCGCCACCGCCGCGATCCTCGCCGATCCGAACGCGCCCTTCGCCGATCAGGGGAAATGGGGCTATTGGCTCCAGCAGGTCGGCTGGGGCACGGGCAAGAAACTGGGCGACACCGCGTCCTACGACATCACCGGCTGGGGCGCCTCGGGCGGGGCGGAGGCCAAGACCGACGCGGGCCATTTCGGCCTGTCGCTCGCCTATCTCTTCGGCCGCGACGCCGATGGCGGCACCGACAACAAGGTGGACGCCGCGCAATATGAGGCGGCGGCCTATTGGCGGCTGACGGCGGGCGGCTTCACGGCGGCGGCGCGCGGCTCCTATGCGATGATCGATTTCAAGGGGAAGCGCAGCTTCTCCGGCGCGATCGGATCGGAATCGGTCGAGCGACGGGCAAGCGCCAAGTGGAACGGGCGGTTGGTCTCCGCCTCGGGCCGGGCGGCCTATGAGATGGGCTTCGGCACGTTCAGCCTGCGCCCGGCGGTGGCGGCGGATTATTACCGGCTGCGCGAGGGCGGCTATGGCGAGACGGGCGGCGGCGATGCCTACAATCTCACCGTCGATCGCCGCACCAGCGACGAACTGGCGGTGACCGGCACGGTGACGGCGGGCTTGCTGTTCGGTGGCTTCGATCAGGACAGCGGCTGGTTCAAGCTTGAGGCCGAGGGCGGGCGGCGCCAGCTTGTCGGTGGATCGCTCGGCGCGACCACCGCGCGCTTCGGCGGCGGCCAGAGCTTCACGCTGACGCCCGAGGACCGGACCAATGGCTGGGTCGGCAAGCTGCGCGCGACCGGCGGCGGCAACGGCTTCCGCATCGGCGGCGAGGCCAGCGCCGAGCAGCAGCAGGGGCGGGCGGCGATCGCGCTCCGGGCCTCGCTGGCGATCGGGCTGTAA
- the ispH gene encoding 4-hydroxy-3-methylbut-2-enyl diphosphate reductase, with the protein MTDTALPPLDILIAAPRGFCAGVDRAIRIVELALEKYGAPVYVRHEIVHNKHVVDGLKAKGAVFVEELDQVPDDAQVVFSAHGVPKSVPAEAIARELHYLDATCPLVSKVHRQAERLVKAGKHILFIGHRGHPEVIGTFGQVPEGGMTLIETVEDVATVAVADPDQLAFLTQTTLSVDDTHAIIAALKARFPTIEGPRGEDICYATSNRQAAVKAIAERCDAILVIGAPNSSNSVRLVEVAARAGTPARLIQRAAEIDMDWLAGVRTLGLTAGASAPEVLVREVVERLGTAFAVTEREVEETTETMLFKLPRELAA; encoded by the coding sequence ATGACCGACACCGCTTTGCCCCCGCTCGACATCCTTATCGCCGCGCCGCGCGGCTTCTGCGCCGGGGTCGATCGCGCGATCCGCATCGTCGAACTCGCGCTCGAGAAATATGGCGCGCCGGTCTACGTCCGCCACGAGATCGTCCACAACAAGCATGTCGTCGACGGGCTGAAGGCCAAGGGCGCGGTGTTCGTGGAGGAGCTGGACCAGGTGCCGGACGACGCGCAGGTGGTGTTCTCCGCCCATGGCGTGCCCAAATCGGTGCCGGCCGAGGCGATCGCGCGCGAGCTGCACTATCTCGACGCGACCTGCCCGCTCGTCTCCAAGGTGCATCGCCAGGCCGAGCGGCTGGTGAAGGCCGGCAAGCATATCCTGTTCATCGGCCATCGCGGCCACCCCGAAGTGATCGGCACGTTCGGGCAGGTGCCCGAGGGCGGCATGACCCTGATCGAGACTGTGGAGGATGTGGCGACCGTCGCGGTCGCGGATCCCGACCAGCTCGCCTTCCTCACCCAGACGACGCTGTCGGTGGACGACACCCATGCGATCATCGCGGCGCTCAAGGCCCGCTTCCCCACCATCGAGGGGCCGCGCGGCGAGGACATCTGCTACGCCACCTCCAACCGGCAGGCGGCGGTGAAGGCGATCGCCGAGCGGTGCGACGCGATCCTGGTGATCGGCGCGCCCAACAGCTCCAATTCGGTGCGGCTGGTGGAGGTCGCGGCGCGGGCCGGCACCCCTGCCCGGCTGATCCAGCGCGCGGCGGAGATCGACATGGACTGGCTGGCCGGCGTCCGCACGCTGGGCCTGACGGCGGGCGCCTCCGCGCCGGAAGTGCTGGTGCGCGAGGTGGTCGAGCGGCTCGGCACGGCCTTCGCGGTGACGGAACGCGAGGTCGAGGAGACGACCGAGACGATGCTGTTCAAGCTGCCGCGCGAACTGGCGGCGTGA
- the thrB gene encoding homoserine kinase, translating into MAVYTQVSAEALAAFLSRYDAGELVSAKGIAEGVENSNYLVDTTTARFILTLYERRVEAGDLPFFLALLDHLAERGNPVPPAIKDKAGVAIQTLEGRPACLIQFLSGVSVTHPTPAQAHAAARAMGTMHRSLEGFTGERPNTLGVASWQPLLDRCGTDLDTIDPTLRATLTDALADVTARWPAEGERMVIHADLFPDNVLMRGDAVAGLIDFYFACTDLRLYDLAIMHTAWAFDPAGRTHDAAVGRALLDGYAESFGLTADERAQLSVLAMGSCIRFALTRAWDWLNTPADALVTRKDPMAYARRLAFYRDAGEALFA; encoded by the coding sequence ATGGCCGTCTACACGCAGGTCTCCGCCGAGGCGCTGGCCGCTTTCCTCTCGCGCTATGACGCGGGCGAGCTGGTGTCCGCCAAGGGCATTGCCGAGGGGGTGGAGAACAGCAATTACCTCGTCGACACCACGACCGCGCGGTTCATCCTGACCCTGTACGAAAGGCGCGTGGAGGCGGGCGATCTGCCCTTCTTCCTGGCGCTGCTCGATCATCTGGCCGAGCGCGGCAACCCGGTGCCGCCCGCCATCAAGGACAAGGCCGGGGTCGCGATCCAGACCTTGGAGGGGCGGCCCGCCTGCCTGATCCAGTTCCTGTCGGGCGTGTCCGTCACCCACCCCACCCCGGCGCAGGCCCACGCCGCCGCGCGGGCGATGGGGACGATGCACCGATCGCTGGAGGGCTTCACCGGCGAGCGGCCCAACACGCTGGGCGTGGCGAGCTGGCAGCCTTTGCTCGATCGCTGCGGGACCGATCTCGACACGATCGACCCGACCTTGCGCGCGACGCTGACCGACGCGCTGGCCGACGTGACGGCGCGCTGGCCGGCGGAGGGCGAGCGGATGGTGATCCACGCCGATCTCTTCCCCGACAATGTGCTGATGCGCGGCGACGCGGTGGCGGGGCTGATCGATTTCTATTTCGCCTGCACCGATCTCCGGCTCTACGATCTGGCGATCATGCACACCGCCTGGGCGTTCGATCCCGCCGGCCGCACCCACGACGCCGCCGTGGGGCGCGCCTTGCTCGACGGCTATGCCGAAAGCTTCGGGCTGACCGCCGACGAGCGCGCGCAACTGTCGGTGCTGGCGATGGGATCGTGCATCCGCTTCGCGCTGACCCGCGCGTGGGACTGGCTCAACACCCCGGCCGACGCCTTGGTGACCCGGAAAGACCCGATGGCCTACGCCCGCCGCCTCGCCTTCTACCGCGACGCGGGCGAGGCGCTGTTCGCATGA
- the rnhA gene encoding ribonuclease HI, protein MTELTHVEIATDGACKGNPGPGGWGAVIRSGAKEKEISGGEAATTNNRMELMAAIRALEALKRPCRVTLSTDSRYVMDGLTKWIVGWQKNGWKTAARQPVKNADLWQMLLAASAPHRITWEWVKGHAGHPDNERADRLASDAAVAVGRR, encoded by the coding sequence ATGACCGAACTGACGCATGTCGAGATCGCGACCGACGGCGCGTGCAAGGGCAATCCCGGCCCCGGCGGCTGGGGCGCGGTGATCCGATCGGGCGCCAAGGAGAAGGAAATCTCCGGCGGCGAGGCGGCGACGACCAACAACCGCATGGAGCTGATGGCGGCGATCCGCGCGCTGGAGGCGCTCAAGCGCCCGTGTCGCGTGACGCTCTCGACCGACAGCCGCTATGTGATGGACGGGCTGACCAAATGGATCGTCGGCTGGCAGAAGAACGGCTGGAAGACCGCCGCCCGCCAGCCGGTGAAGAACGCCGATCTGTGGCAGATGCTGCTGGCGGCGAGCGCGCCGCACCGGATCACGTGGGAATGGGTGAAGGGCCATGCGGGCCACCCGGATAACGAGCGGGCGGATCGGCTGGCGAGCGATGCGGCGGTGGCGGTGGGGCGGCGGTAG
- a CDS encoding acyltransferase family protein, translating into MSAAPISATEAPNGAAARDFTSPAIRIARVMCITGIVYVHAWTGLAGGDIAAANNSAQGALRWGLIELLGRSAVPLLGMISGWLVAGSVLRRGYGSFIGGKARTILAPMVVWNAIAILLVGGAGTLGILMAPTISSAHWVFDELFCLWTPDDINVQMSFLRDLFVCMAMAPLIARLPRAALVAIAVLAAAWSISGFSFLLLLRPQILLFFTIGMLARRSDAPQRLASAPLLALALPYVLLAAAKIGLEISGYADMAEHRLPMATLDQIFRLTTALFFWSIAWRVAQSRLSAPILKIEPFAFLMFCAHLILIWFGGPFVGNVTGRMGSPLYPAFLLLQPVLVWIAAIGIGKALMAVSPAAAKLLSGGRLTAEPRRYRLPRLRPSPAAS; encoded by the coding sequence ATGAGCGCCGCCCCCATTTCCGCCACCGAGGCCCCCAACGGCGCCGCCGCGCGGGATTTCACCTCGCCCGCGATCCGCATCGCCCGCGTCATGTGCATCACCGGCATCGTCTATGTTCACGCCTGGACGGGCCTCGCCGGGGGCGACATCGCGGCGGCCAACAACAGCGCGCAGGGGGCGCTGCGCTGGGGGCTGATCGAACTTCTCGGGCGCAGCGCGGTGCCGCTGCTCGGCATGATCTCCGGCTGGCTGGTCGCGGGATCGGTGCTGCGGCGCGGCTATGGCAGCTTCATCGGCGGCAAGGCGCGGACCATTTTGGCACCGATGGTGGTGTGGAACGCCATCGCCATCCTGCTGGTCGGCGGCGCCGGCACGCTCGGCATCCTCATGGCGCCCACAATCTCCAGCGCGCATTGGGTGTTCGACGAACTCTTCTGCCTGTGGACGCCCGACGACATCAACGTGCAGATGTCCTTCCTGCGCGACCTGTTCGTGTGCATGGCGATGGCGCCGCTGATCGCCCGTCTGCCCCGCGCCGCCCTCGTCGCCATCGCCGTGCTGGCGGCGGCGTGGAGCATCTCGGGCTTTTCCTTCCTGCTGCTGCTGCGCCCGCAGATCCTGCTGTTCTTCACGATCGGGATGCTCGCCCGGCGGAGCGACGCGCCGCAACGGCTGGCGAGTGCGCCGCTGCTGGCGCTCGCGTTGCCCTATGTGCTGCTAGCCGCCGCCAAGATCGGTCTGGAGATTTCGGGCTATGCCGACATGGCCGAACATCGCTTGCCGATGGCGACGCTAGATCAGATCTTCCGCCTGACCACGGCGTTGTTCTTCTGGTCGATCGCCTGGCGGGTGGCCCAGAGCCGCCTCTCCGCGCCGATCCTGAAGATCGAACCTTTCGCCTTCCTGATGTTCTGCGCGCATCTGATCCTGATCTGGTTCGGCGGGCCGTTCGTCGGCAATGTCACCGGGCGCATGGGATCGCCGCTCTATCCGGCCTTCCTGCTGCTCCAGCCGGTGCTGGTGTGGATCGCCGCGATCGGCATCGGCAAGGCGCTGATGGCGGTGTCGCCCGCCGCCGCCAAGCTGCTGAGCGGCGGCCGGCTGACCGCCGAACCGCGCCGCTATCGCCTGCCGCGCCTGCGCCCCTCGCCCGCCGCCTCCTGA